A section of the Pseudomonas fluorescens genome encodes:
- a CDS encoding glucan biosynthesis protein D produces the protein MHRRNLLKASMAIAAYTGLSASGLLAAQAWAGNRAADGDAKAFDFDWLKQQAKQLAGKQYQDTRQVLPPTLATMTPQNFNAIGYDGNHSLWKDLNGQLDVQFFHVGMGFKTPVRMHSVDPKTRQAREVHFRPSLFNYEKTTVDTTQLKGDLGFSGFKLFKAPELDRHDVVSFLGASYFRAVDNTGQYGLSARGLAIDTYASKREEFPDFTQFWFETPAKDSTRFVVYALLDSPSATGAYRFDIDCQATQVVMAIDAHINARTAIQQMGIAPMTSMFSCGTHERRMCDTIHPQIHDSDRLAMWRGNGEWICRPLNNPATLQFNAFADKDPKGFGLVQTDHEFASYQDTVDWYSKRPSLWVEPTTAWGEGSIDLLEIPTTGETMDNIVAFWTPKKPVAAGDALTFGYKLYWSALPPVSTPLAQVNATRSGMGGFTEGWAPGEHYPLVWARRFAVDFKGGGLDRLPEGTGIEPVITCSHGEVKDFSVLVLDDIKGYRILFDWYPTSDSVEPVEMRLFIRTNDRTLSETWLYQYFPPAPDKRKYS, from the coding sequence ATGCACCGCAGGAATTTGCTCAAAGCGTCCATGGCCATCGCGGCCTACACCGGGCTGTCGGCCAGTGGCTTGCTGGCCGCCCAGGCCTGGGCCGGGAATCGTGCAGCCGATGGCGACGCCAAGGCGTTCGACTTCGACTGGCTCAAACAGCAGGCCAAGCAACTGGCCGGCAAACAGTACCAGGACACCCGCCAGGTGCTGCCGCCCACGCTGGCGACCATGACCCCGCAGAACTTCAATGCCATTGGCTACGACGGCAATCATTCACTGTGGAAAGATCTCAACGGCCAACTGGACGTGCAGTTTTTCCACGTCGGCATGGGCTTCAAGACCCCGGTGCGCATGCACAGCGTCGACCCCAAGACGCGCCAGGCGCGGGAGGTGCACTTCCGTCCGTCGCTGTTCAACTATGAAAAAACCACGGTCGATACCACGCAACTCAAGGGCGACCTGGGCTTTTCCGGCTTCAAGCTGTTCAAGGCCCCGGAACTGGACCGTCACGACGTGGTGTCTTTCCTCGGCGCCAGCTATTTCCGTGCGGTGGATAACACCGGCCAATACGGCCTTTCGGCGCGCGGCCTGGCCATCGATACCTACGCCAGCAAACGCGAAGAATTCCCCGATTTCACCCAATTCTGGTTCGAGACACCGGCCAAGGACAGCACGCGCTTTGTGGTCTACGCCCTGCTCGACTCCCCAAGCGCCACCGGCGCCTATCGCTTCGATATCGATTGCCAGGCCACCCAAGTGGTGATGGCCATCGACGCCCATATCAATGCGCGTACCGCTATTCAGCAGATGGGCATCGCACCGATGACCAGCATGTTCAGTTGCGGCACCCATGAGCGACGCATGTGCGACACCATTCACCCACAAATCCACGATTCGGATCGCCTGGCAATGTGGCGCGGTAACGGCGAGTGGATCTGCCGCCCGCTGAACAACCCCGCCACCCTGCAATTCAATGCCTTCGCCGATAAAGACCCGAAGGGTTTTGGCCTGGTGCAGACCGACCATGAATTCGCCAGTTACCAGGACACCGTTGACTGGTACAGCAAGCGCCCGAGCCTGTGGGTGGAGCCGACTACCGCGTGGGGCGAGGGCTCTATTGACCTGTTGGAAATTCCTACCACCGGCGAGACCATGGACAACATCGTCGCCTTCTGGACCCCGAAGAAACCGGTCGCCGCAGGCGACGCCCTGACCTTTGGCTACAAACTGTACTGGAGCGCCCTGCCCCCGGTCAGTACGCCGCTGGCGCAAGTCAACGCCACCCGTTCCGGCATGGGCGGTTTCACCGAAGGTTGGGCACCGGGAGAGCATTACCCGCTGGTCTGGGCCCGCCGCTTTGCCGTGGACTTCAAGGGCGGTGGCCTCGACCGCCTGCCTGAAGGCACCGGGATTGAACCGGTGATCACCTGTTCCCACGGCGAGGTGAAAGACTTCAGTGTGCTGGTGCTCGATGACATCAAGGGCTACCGCATCCTCTTCGACTGGTACCCGACCAGCGACAGCGTAGAGCCGGTGGAAATGCGCCTGTTCATTCGCACCAATGACCGCACCTTGAGCGAAACCTGGTTGTACCAGTACTTCCCGCCTGCACCGGACAAGCGCAAATACAGTTGA
- a CDS encoding GNAT family acetyltransferase translates to MLVERDLNESDIPLLALIDRTERIDQCYRLEHGELVLYAAHHDMRGWPEGEAEQDAVDLHACLMRGGWLHGVFDGPTLLAAAVVDNRVIHNQGLRLQQLKFLHVSLGGRGRGLGGRLLALACEHGVKLGAQGLYISATESRNTVEFYLHHGCRLLKQPDTELYRREPHDIHLYRPLP, encoded by the coding sequence ATGCTGGTTGAACGTGATTTGAATGAAAGCGACATTCCCCTGCTGGCCTTGATTGATCGCACTGAACGGATCGACCAATGCTATCGCCTGGAGCACGGTGAACTGGTGCTATATGCCGCTCACCACGACATGCGTGGCTGGCCCGAGGGCGAAGCCGAGCAGGACGCGGTGGACCTGCACGCCTGCCTGATGCGTGGCGGGTGGTTGCATGGCGTGTTTGATGGCCCGACGCTGCTGGCGGCGGCGGTTGTGGATAACCGGGTTATCCACAACCAGGGCCTGCGTCTGCAGCAGCTCAAGTTCCTGCACGTCAGCCTGGGTGGCCGAGGGCGTGGGCTGGGCGGGCGGTTATTGGCCCTGGCCTGCGAGCACGGGGTAAAACTGGGTGCGCAGGGCCTCTATATCTCGGCCACCGAGTCGCGCAATACCGTGGAGTTCTATCTGCATCACGGCTGCCGTTTGCTCAAGCAGCCAGACACCGAGTTGTATCGTCGGGAACCCCACGACATCCACCTGTATCGCCCGCTCCCCTGA